In Halorussus salilacus, the DNA window TCCCTCAAGTGGGCCCAACAGGCGTTCGACGACTTCCGCGTCGTCCCGCCGGGGACTGGAATCGTCCACCAGGTGAACCTCGAGTACCTCGGGCGGGTTGTCCACGCCCGCGAGCAGAATGGGGAAGAGTGGCTCCTGCCGGACACGCTCGTGGGGACGGACAGCCACACGCCGATGATCGGCGGCATCGGGGTCGTCGGCTGGGGTGTCGGCGGCATCGAAGCTGAAGCCGCGATGCTCGGCCAGCCGATCACGATGAAGCTCCCCGAAGTGGTCGGGGTCCGGCTCACCGGCGAACTTCCCGAGGGAGCGACCGCAACCGACCTCGTCCTTCATGTTACTGAGCAGCTTCGGGAGGTCGGCGTCGTCGACCGGTTCGTCGAATTCTTCGGCCCTGGTGTATCGAATCTCACCGTTCCAGACAGGGCGACTATCGCGAACATGGCGCCCGAACAGGGCTCGACCATCAGTATGTTCCCCGTCGACGAAGCAACGCTCGAGTACCTCGAACTCACGGGCCGCGACGAGCAGCACATCGAACTCGTTCGCGAATATCTCGACGCACAGGGGCTGTTCGGTGAACAGAACCCCGAGTACACCGCGACGGTCGAACTCGACCTCTCGACGATCACTCCCAGCCTCGCCGGGCCGAAACGCCCCCAGGATCGCGTCCCGATGGGCGACATGAAGACGCACTTCCGGGGACTGGTCCACGGCGAATTCGAGGACGAACTCGACGATATCGACGAAGATGCGATCACACGATGGATCAGCGAGAGCAGCGGTTCCGACGACGACCGACCCGACCCCGATCTTCCGGAACCGGACGTCGGCGATCTCACTGAACGAGTCGAAGTCGACGTGAACGGCGAGTCGACCGAGATCGGGCACGGTAGTGTCGTCGTCAGCGCCATCACCAGCTGTACGAACACGTCGAACCCGTCCGTGATGCTCGCGGCAGGGCTGCTCGCCCGCAACGCTGTCGAACGAGGGCTCGAAGTCCCGGCGTACGTCAAAACGAGTCTTGCACCGGGCAGTCGGGTCGTCACCGAATACCTCGAAGCCTCGGGACTACTCCCCTATCTGGAAGACCTCGGCTACAACGTCGTCGGCTACGGCTGTACGACCTGCATCGGAAATGCTGGGCCGCTTCCCGAGCCGATCGAACGCGCGATCGACGCCGAGGACCTCTGGACGACGAGCGTCCTCTCCGGCAACCGGAACTTCGAGGCACGAATCCACCCGAAAATTCGGGCGAACTACCTCGCCAGTCCGCCGCTCGTGGTCGCCTACGGACTCGCCGGGCGCATGGATATCGATCTCGAACACGATCCGCTCGGCACCGACGACGACGGCAATCCGGTCTACCTCTCAGACATCTGGCCCGGCGCCGACGAGATCCACGCGGCGGTCCACGACAGCGTCGATTCCTCGATGTTCGAAGAGAAGTACGCCGAAGTGTTCGAAGGTGACGAGCGCTGGGCGGCGCTCGACGCACCGACCGGTGACGTCTACGAGTGGGACGACTCCTCGACGTACATCCGCGAACCGCCGTTCTTCAGGGATTTCCCGCTGGAGAAGCCCGGCGTCGCAGACGTCGAAGACGCCCGCACGCTGATGCTGCTCGGTGATACGGTCACGACCGACCACATCAGCCCAGCGGGACCGTTCTCTCGCGATCAACCGGCCGGGGAGTGGCTCGTTGAACAGGGCGTCGAACCCCACGATTTCAACACGTACGGCGCTCGCCGGGGCAACCACGAGGTGATGATGCGTGGCACCTTCGCCAACGTTCGCATCGAGAACGAGATGCTCGACGATGTCGAGGGTGGTTACACGATTCACCAGTCGACGGGGGAACAGACGACCGTCTTCGAAGCGAGCCGCCGCTATCGCGAGGACGACACGCCGCTGGTCGTGTTCGCCGGCGAGGAACTCGGCACCGGGTCGAGCCGCGATTGGGCCGCGAAGGGGACTGATCTCTTGGGTGTTCGCGCAACCATCGCGGAGAGCTACGAGCGCATCTTCCGTGACAACCTCGTCGGCATGGGTGTCCTCCCGCTTCAGTTCGCCGACGGCGACTCCTGGGAGTCGCTCGGCATCGACGGCTCTGAACGGGTCGCGATTCACGGACTCGACGACGGCCTCGACGTGAACGACGATCTCACCGTCGTCGCAGAACGTGCCGATGGCTCGACCGTCGAATTCCCGGTTACGCCACAGGTTGGGACGCCTGCAGCCGTTCGATACGTCGAAAATGGCGGAATCCTTCATCTGGTGCTCCGTCGGTTACTCACTGAGGAATAGCCTCCCCTCTCCAGAGAGCCGTCTTCTCCGGACACTACGAAGAACCCCGCTGATGAAACAATACGCGATTGGTGGCGTTCCGCTGATCGAACGGTATCCCTGGGCAGGATATCTTCTCGGCTGACAGCGTGTGAGTCAGATTTGTAACAAATCGAGGTACCACACCTCATTCGAACGCTGACCGCATATTCACATTCCGGCTTCGGTATCGCGTCGACTCGTCATTATGACACCACTGATTAACATCAGGACGGCGAGCGCGACCATGCCGAGATCCCAGCCCATCCCAGCAGTCATGCCAGATCCCATCCCGCTGTCCATACCGGAACCCATGCCTCCGCCCATCCCCCAGTTCATGCTTCCAGTCGTACCGACGAGGCCCTGATTGAGCAACATCACCAGCGAGTACCCGATCATCAGCGGCCCGCTCGCGTTTCCGAGCCTGCTGGCGTAGGGCGTCAGCAAGACCACACCGTGAATCACAACGATGATACCGAGAACGGTCATGAGGAGGCCGCTGTTCGACCCCATCATATCAGTGCCACCCGTCGCGGAGATCAGCGAGTATAGGCCGGAGACGAGCGCGATCGCTGCACCGTACTGACGCGTTATCGTGTTGGTCGCATTCATGAGTCAATCGCCTCGATATGCCGCGTGGCGTTCTTCGACCGGCCCCAGTGTTCGAGGGACACGCCGATGATGTCCTCTTGGAGTCGACCCAGCTGCTGTGCGACGGCCGTGAGTGGGCCGTCGAGATTGCTGGTGAGTTCACCAGCCCGGAGAGAAGTAGGCTCGGCACTGACTGCCTTGACGAGATACGTCCGAACCATTTGGCGGGATGCGGTGGACATGATGGCTCTGAGTTGGTTGATTAGCGGAGTCGGCCGAGCAGCTCGTAATCGTGATCCGGCGTGTACCGCCGGAATAGCAGGCTGTTCGACAGCACCGACACCGACGAGAACGCCATCGCGCCCGCCGCGAGCACGGGCTGGAGCAGCCCGAGCGACGCGAGCGGTATCATCGCGGTGTTGTAGCCGAGCGCCCAGACGAGGTTCTGCTTGATCTTCGCGAGCGTCGCGTCCGAGATACGGATGGCTTTCACCACGTCGAGCGGGTCGTCACGCATCAGCGTCACGTCCGCCGCCTCGATGGCGACATCCGTCCCGCTCCCGATGGCGGTCCCGACGTAGGCGACAGCCAGTGCGGGGGCGTCGTTGACGCCGTCGCCTACCATCATCGCTTTGCGCCCCTCGTCCTGAATGGCCTCGACGGCGTCGGATTTGTCCTCCGGGAGGACCTCCGCACGGACGTTCTCGGGAGCGATGCCGACCTGCTCTGCGACGGCGCGGGCGGTGCGCTCGTTGTCGCCCGTGATCATCATCACGTCGACACCGCGCTCCTGTAGTTGGCTCACGGCGTTCTTCGCGCTCTCTTTGATCGTGTCGGCATCAGCGACCACTCCAACCAGTTCGTCCTCGTAGGCGACGAGCATGGCTGTTTTCCCCTCGTTCTCGAGGCGCTCCATCGTTTCCTGCGCGGGCGAGGGGTCGATTCCATTGTCACGGAGGAGTTTCCGATTGCCGACCAGCACCTCGCTGTCACCGACGGTCGCTTTGATGCCGTGACCGGGGACGTTCTCGAAGCTATCGGGGTCGGTCACGTCGATACCGCGATCTTTGGCACCGTCGACGATGGCACGGGCGAGCGGGTGTTCGCTTCCGCTTTCGGCGGTGGCCGCGAGCCGCAGCACGTCGTCCTCGCTGAGGCGCTCCTGTGCGGTTAGCTGGCCCCCATCGGTAGCGGGATCCCCGCCGTCTGTGACGGGCTGTCCATCGCTGTCGAAGACGACGACGTCGGTCAGCTCCATCTCGCCTTTCGTGAGAGTCCCGGTCTTGTCGAAGACGACCGTGTCGACGTCCTTCGCTCGCTCAAGGATGTCACCGCCCTTGAACAGGACCCCGTTCTGTGCGCCGATGGTCGTCCCAACCATCGTTGCGGCTGGGGTCGCCAATCCCAGTGCGCAGGGACAGGCGATCAACACGGCCGACGCGAATACGATGACAGCGAATTCGAAGACCGACACGCCGCCGGCCGCGACGGGGCCGCCTGCAACGAGCCCCCACAGTGGGAGCCACTCGACGACCCCGGCGAGGACTTCGGGGAACAGATACCAGACGAGGCCCCAGAGGACGGCGTTCGCGATGACTGCGGGCACGAAGTAGGCCGAGATGCGGTCGGCGAGGTTCTGAATGTCGGGCTGGCGCGACTGCGCTTCCTTGACCGTCTGAACGATCTGCTGGAGGGCGGTGTCCTTTCCGACCTTCGTCGCTTCCACGACGAGGACACCGTTCTCGTTGATGGTCGACCCGACCACTTCATCGCCCTCGCTCTTCTCGACGGGGACCGACTCGCCGGTGACCATCGACTCGTCGACCGCCGACTGGCCGTCGACGACGACGCCGTCGGTCGGAATCTGCTCGCCGGGACGAACCTTCATCCGGTCGCCGACGTCGACGTCTTCGAGGGGGATTTCTTCCTCGTTCCCCTCCTCGTCAACCACGGTGGCCGTCTCGGCCTCCATCTCCAAGAGCTTCCGGAGCGCCTCACCAGCCTGCCCCTTCGAGCGGGCTTCGAGGTAGTTCCCGAGCGTGATGAACACGAGGATGAACGCGGCCGTGTCGAAGTACAGCCCGCCGGCGACTACCGCGAGCAGAACCGCCACGGAGTAGACGTACGCGGTGGTCGAGCCCAACGCGATCAGGACGTCCATGTTGGCGCGGCCGTTCGTAACGAGCGCCTTGTAGGAGTTCTTGTAAAACGGCCAGCCCAGCACCAGTTGGATGGGCGTCGCCAGCGCGAACATGATCCATCCGGACGGAAGGCCGAGGAGTTCGTCCCCGACGAGTCCGAGCGCCAGCAGGTGGTCGACCATGAACACCAGCAGTGGCAGGGACAATACGGCGCCGAACAGCGTCAGACGGAGTTGCCGACGGACCTCCTCCTGTCGGGCGGCCTCTCGCACGTCACCTCCTGACCCGTCTCCCGGTTCAGCGTCCTCGCGGACGGGCGAGTAGCTGGCGTCCTCGATGGCGTCGTAGAAGTCCGTGAGACCCGCTTCAGCTGGGTTGTACGTGACCTGTGCCTCGTCGGTCGCGAAGTTCACGTCGGCGCTGACGACGCCCGGCGTCCGCTTGAGTGCGTCCTGCACTGTCTCCGAGCAGTTCGCACACGTCATGTCCGTGATGCCGATGCTCACCGAATCTGTGACCGGCGAGTAGCCAGCGTCCTCGATGGCATCGAAGATTCGGCCGAGTGAGATTTCGTCCGGATCGTATTCGACGCTTCCCTCGTCGGTCGCGAAATTGATGTTCGCGTCCGAGACGCCATCGAGGGACCTGACGGCGTCGGCGATGGTCTGCGAACAGTTCGCGCAACTCATCCCTTGGATGTTGATTTGGCTTCGGCGCTGACTCATTACATACTCATACGGTCCCCTTGTTCAATCGGT includes these proteins:
- a CDS encoding heavy metal translocating P-type ATPase is translated as MSQRRSQINIQGMSCANCSQTIADAVRSLDGVSDANINFATDEGSVEYDPDEISLGRIFDAIEDAGYSPVTDSVSIGITDMTCANCSETVQDALKRTPGVVSADVNFATDEAQVTYNPAEAGLTDFYDAIEDASYSPVREDAEPGDGSGGDVREAARQEEVRRQLRLTLFGAVLSLPLLVFMVDHLLALGLVGDELLGLPSGWIMFALATPIQLVLGWPFYKNSYKALVTNGRANMDVLIALGSTTAYVYSVAVLLAVVAGGLYFDTAAFILVFITLGNYLEARSKGQAGEALRKLLEMEAETATVVDEEGNEEEIPLEDVDVGDRMKVRPGEQIPTDGVVVDGQSAVDESMVTGESVPVEKSEGDEVVGSTINENGVLVVEATKVGKDTALQQIVQTVKEAQSRQPDIQNLADRISAYFVPAVIANAVLWGLVWYLFPEVLAGVVEWLPLWGLVAGGPVAAGGVSVFEFAVIVFASAVLIACPCALGLATPAATMVGTTIGAQNGVLFKGGDILERAKDVDTVVFDKTGTLTKGEMELTDVVVFDSDGQPVTDGGDPATDGGQLTAQERLSEDDVLRLAATAESGSEHPLARAIVDGAKDRGIDVTDPDSFENVPGHGIKATVGDSEVLVGNRKLLRDNGIDPSPAQETMERLENEGKTAMLVAYEDELVGVVADADTIKESAKNAVSQLQERGVDVMMITGDNERTARAVAEQVGIAPENVRAEVLPEDKSDAVEAIQDEGRKAMMVGDGVNDAPALAVAYVGTAIGSGTDVAIEAADVTLMRDDPLDVVKAIRISDATLAKIKQNLVWALGYNTAMIPLASLGLLQPVLAAGAMAFSSVSVLSNSLLFRRYTPDHDYELLGRLR
- the acnA gene encoding aconitate hydratase AcnA, with the protein product MNEPSPFDAIREFEFDGTSYKMADLTVLEEEGLCELDQVPVSIRVLLESVLRNVDGETITAEDVRNAASWEPDVPDVELPFTPSRVVLQDLTGVPAVVDLAALRSAVDRKGKDPTIIEPDVPCDLVIDHSVQVDYFGSEDAYERNVELEYERNGERYRSLKWAQQAFDDFRVVPPGTGIVHQVNLEYLGRVVHAREQNGEEWLLPDTLVGTDSHTPMIGGIGVVGWGVGGIEAEAAMLGQPITMKLPEVVGVRLTGELPEGATATDLVLHVTEQLREVGVVDRFVEFFGPGVSNLTVPDRATIANMAPEQGSTISMFPVDEATLEYLELTGRDEQHIELVREYLDAQGLFGEQNPEYTATVELDLSTITPSLAGPKRPQDRVPMGDMKTHFRGLVHGEFEDELDDIDEDAITRWISESSGSDDDRPDPDLPEPDVGDLTERVEVDVNGESTEIGHGSVVVSAITSCTNTSNPSVMLAAGLLARNAVERGLEVPAYVKTSLAPGSRVVTEYLEASGLLPYLEDLGYNVVGYGCTTCIGNAGPLPEPIERAIDAEDLWTTSVLSGNRNFEARIHPKIRANYLASPPLVVAYGLAGRMDIDLEHDPLGTDDDGNPVYLSDIWPGADEIHAAVHDSVDSSMFEEKYAEVFEGDERWAALDAPTGDVYEWDDSSTYIREPPFFRDFPLEKPGVADVEDARTLMLLGDTVTTDHISPAGPFSRDQPAGEWLVEQGVEPHDFNTYGARRGNHEVMMRGTFANVRIENEMLDDVEGGYTIHQSTGEQTTVFEASRRYREDDTPLVVFAGEELGTGSSRDWAAKGTDLLGVRATIAESYERIFRDNLVGMGVLPLQFADGDSWESLGIDGSERVAIHGLDDGLDVNDDLTVVAERADGSTVEFPVTPQVGTPAAVRYVENGGILHLVLRRLLTEE